The following are encoded together in the Oscillatoria salina IIICB1 genome:
- a CDS encoding type II toxin-antitoxin system prevent-host-death family antitoxin has product MSAKFEDDAIRQSTLRQADFARFPLDKAKNNLDLIVKRIIKENEEIIITQDGKDLVAVISLEAFKFLLEKVREMEEKIDVEEAENILASTKLEEYIPYQQLREELGLG; this is encoded by the coding sequence ATGTCAGCTAAATTTGAAGATGACGCGATTCGGCAAAGTACACTGAGACAAGCGGATTTCGCACGTTTTCCCCTTGACAAAGCCAAAAATAACCTCGATCTTATTGTCAAACGTATTATCAAGGAAAATGAAGAAATAATTATTACTCAAGATGGTAAAGATTTGGTAGCAGTAATTTCCTTAGAAGCATTCAAATTTCTCTTGGAAAAAGTTAGGGAAATGGAGGAAAAAATTGACGTAGAAGAAGCCGAAAATATTTTAGCTTCAACCAAGTTAGAAGAATACATTCCTTATCAGCAGTTAAGAGAAGAATTAGGGCTCGGGTAA
- a CDS encoding type II toxin-antitoxin system RelE family toxin yields the protein MSEDSNYQIVFSPQARKAFQKLPKKVQQRLDAKIILLAENPRPPGVVALQGYLGLLRLRVGNYRVIYQVEDDRLLVIVIKVAHRRDVYRRKN from the coding sequence ATGTCTGAAGATAGCAATTACCAAATTGTTTTTTCTCCCCAAGCTCGCAAAGCTTTCCAGAAATTACCGAAAAAAGTTCAGCAGCGCCTCGATGCTAAAATTATTCTGTTAGCAGAAAATCCCCGTCCTCCAGGAGTTGTAGCCCTGCAAGGTTATTTAGGGCTTTTGCGACTCAGAGTAGGAAACTATCGAGTAATTTACCAGGTTGAAGACGATCGTCTTTTAGTTATTGTCATTAAAGTAGCACATCGTCGGGATGTTTATCGCCGAAAAAACTAA
- a CDS encoding pentapeptide repeat-containing protein encodes MNFGEFFNRLDLREQELRGANLAGADLKGANIRGTDLRKANFSEAILSYADLIEADLSEANLSKAILTKALLNLANLTAANLTGANLREANLVGTELQGANLRQTGLIRVNLVGANLDRANLAGANLSGADLRGSQLGEAILKGAVYSNRTIFPEGIDPKHLGAFLLAPGVSLMGLNFAGVDLSGADLKGADLRKINLLNASLVGADLDRANLAGANLSGADLREAMLNGVILQKAVYSHQTRFSPGIDPSVAGAYLLAPNITLLEVNLSKLDLSWANLTGVNFSGSDLKGINLQAVDLSKAVLRKVDLREANLETTDLRGADLSGAFLQGCNLSFADLRRADLTRANLTQSNLQEADLRGADLTNAILHNCNLSFADLRETDLTKADLTNANLNNANLRKTELMRVNLESANLTEVNLRGAVLFQVNLKGANLESANLKGIEWNAVDWQHTHLNENHRNEFLVGNSQQ; translated from the coding sequence ATGAACTTTGGTGAGTTTTTCAACCGCCTCGATCTTAGAGAGCAAGAACTTAGAGGAGCAAACTTAGCTGGGGCTGATTTAAAGGGAGCCAATATCAGGGGAACCGACTTGAGAAAAGCTAACTTTAGCGAAGCTATTCTCAGCTATGCGGATTTGATTGAGGCAGATTTGAGCGAGGCAAATCTCAGCAAAGCTATATTGACTAAAGCATTGCTAAATTTAGCTAATCTCACGGCGGCTAACCTCACTGGTGCTAACTTGAGAGAAGCAAATTTGGTCGGAACTGAGTTGCAAGGAGCCAACCTCAGACAAACTGGCTTAATTAGAGTCAATTTAGTCGGAGCAAATTTGGATCGAGCCAACTTAGCTGGAGCAAATTTGAGTGGAGCAGATCTTCGGGGTTCCCAGTTGGGTGAAGCAATTCTCAAGGGTGCTGTTTACAGCAACAGAACCATTTTCCCTGAAGGAATCGATCCCAAACACTTAGGAGCTTTTTTACTCGCTCCTGGTGTCTCGTTAATGGGACTCAATTTTGCTGGAGTGGATTTGAGTGGGGCAGATTTAAAAGGTGCAGATTTAAGAAAGATTAACTTGCTTAATGCTAGCTTAGTAGGAGCAGATTTAGACCGAGCTAACTTAGCCGGAGCAAATTTGAGCGGAGCAGATTTGCGGGAAGCAATGCTTAACGGAGTAATTCTCCAAAAAGCTGTTTACAGCCATCAAACTCGCTTTTCTCCAGGTATCGATCCCAGTGTAGCTGGAGCTTATTTACTTGCTCCGAATATCACATTGTTAGAAGTAAATTTGAGCAAACTCGACCTCAGTTGGGCAAATCTAACGGGTGTTAATTTTAGTGGTTCGGATTTAAAAGGAATTAATTTGCAAGCGGTAGATTTAAGCAAAGCAGTTTTGCGAAAAGTCGATCTCAGGGAAGCTAATTTAGAGACAACAGATTTGCGTGGGGCGGATCTTAGTGGCGCTTTCTTGCAAGGTTGTAACTTGAGTTTTGCTGATTTGCGAAGAGCAGATTTGACGAGAGCGAACCTCACTCAAAGTAATTTGCAAGAAGCTGATTTGCGAGGAGCCGATTTAACTAATGCAATTTTACATAATTGTAATCTTAGTTTTGCCGATTTACGAGAAACAGATTTAACCAAAGCTGATTTAACTAATGCGAACTTGAACAATGCTAATTTAAGAAAGACAGAGTTGATGAGAGTCAATTTAGAAAGTGCCAATCTGACAGAGGTAAATTTGCGCGGTGCAGTTTTGTTTCAAGTCAATTTAAAAGGAGCAAATTTAGAGTCAGCTAACTTGAAAGGAATTGAGTGGAATGCCGTAGATTGGCAGCATACTCATTTAAACGAAAATCACCGTAATGAGTTTTTAGTCGGGAATAGTCAGCAGTGA
- a CDS encoding type IV pilin-like G/H family protein, which translates to MGNFKNAIAKMGATAAIVLTIASCDNLQGNNEEALQDFVGIWQLTSVRRGTETDTPRGGGIQLESSDGRLIGLVLPPGGVIELDTTGSNDNLEGNIWLFGIEERGVKIPVTADIAEDDEQLTINMKTTEVDTTSLPAPLQAQFAEDITLIAQKRDTAQALQPPQGAEQAAQSEPIQYIATLIQAQQAYYAANNSFSSNIEELGLGLSSETETYAYNIDRLGETGVQQTAIPKQSGLRIYTGGVFIAPGQENQATTTITVVCESEEPSQTAPPPLELVAGQPQCPSGFRPLR; encoded by the coding sequence ATGGGTAACTTCAAAAACGCGATCGCCAAAATGGGGGCAACAGCAGCTATAGTTTTAACAATTGCTAGTTGCGATAACCTCCAAGGAAACAACGAAGAAGCACTGCAAGATTTCGTCGGCATTTGGCAATTAACCTCCGTTCGTCGCGGCACCGAAACCGACACACCTAGAGGAGGCGGCATTCAATTAGAAAGCAGCGATGGAAGACTAATTGGACTTGTCCTTCCTCCCGGAGGAGTTATCGAACTAGACACCACAGGTAGCAACGATAACCTCGAAGGCAATATTTGGCTATTCGGAATCGAAGAAAGAGGCGTAAAAATTCCCGTCACCGCCGACATAGCTGAAGATGACGAACAATTAACCATAAACATGAAAACAACCGAGGTAGATACAACTTCTCTACCCGCCCCCCTACAAGCACAATTTGCCGAAGATATCACCTTAATTGCCCAAAAACGAGACACAGCCCAAGCCTTACAACCACCACAAGGAGCAGAACAAGCTGCTCAGTCTGAACCAATCCAATACATTGCCACCCTCATCCAAGCCCAACAAGCTTATTATGCAGCAAATAATAGTTTTAGCTCTAACATAGAAGAACTGGGACTTGGTCTCAGTTCAGAAACAGAAACTTACGCCTATAACATCGATCGACTAGGCGAAACCGGGGTGCAGCAGACAGCGATACCAAAACAATCAGGCTTGAGAATCTATACGGGTGGAGTATTCATCGCTCCGGGTCAAGAAAATCAAGCAACGACAACAATTACGGTAGTTTGCGAAAGTGAAGAACCTTCACAAACCGCACCACCACCACTTGAGCTAGTCGCAGGACAACCTCAATGTCCCTCCGGTTTTCGCCCACTGAGGTAA
- a CDS encoding Spy/CpxP family protein refolding chaperone: MKLKLIPIVIAAIAMSVAPLNVNAQTPNPQGRQGRPRMERGLFQLNLSESQQAELRRIHQEKKAQMENVLTQEQRDRIENARSSGQNPRRAFGSLNLTAEQRERMREIMQSAREESANVLTDEQRQQLQQMRQQRGPGRGNGLR, translated from the coding sequence ATGAAACTGAAACTAATTCCGATCGTAATTGCAGCGATCGCCATGAGTGTAGCGCCCCTAAATGTTAACGCACAAACTCCAAACCCCCAAGGACGACAAGGACGACCAAGAATGGAACGGGGTTTATTCCAACTAAATCTGAGCGAAAGTCAACAAGCTGAGTTGCGGCGCATTCATCAAGAAAAAAAAGCTCAAATGGAAAACGTGCTGACTCAAGAACAACGAGACAGGATCGAAAATGCGAGATCCTCTGGTCAAAATCCTCGACGTGCCTTTGGCTCCCTTAATCTTACCGCCGAACAGCGCGAGCGGATGCGAGAAATTATGCAATCTGCACGAGAAGAAAGCGCAAACGTCCTCACCGACGAACAACGTCAACAACTCCAACAAATGCGACAGCAACGAGGACCAGGTAGAGGTAACGGACTACGCTAA
- a CDS encoding sensor histidine kinase: MIRLRNHPFPFLLYLEWALLFVALLTELLPSPRRAFLELSPVSILSIAAFLILGLRLPTKPVAKVFYTALEFGLIIIATSLDYRSIRLLPFLYLVLVIRSSLLFPLSGRLLVATVAFTSFFFRLFYLVNNVFPKQFFLVQLLIDGGCPLAQELVEERFNSSLINLTFLFALVLIFVLLLVNALLKERQSQEKLTVALAQLRDYALRIEDLATLEERNRIAREIHDSLGHFLTGLNIQLETALKLQKTKPEQAQIFLQEAKNMGSNALQAVRQSVATLRSDPWLELSLADAIASLTDHFTRTTNIIPDCEIFVSQSLPIDVKTAIYRIIQEGLTNICKYAQATSVKIKLQATQSSLSLTLEDNGRGFRPEENLTGFGLQGMRERAMAFGGNLYIESQPGAGCKITVKIPLTKMPK, encoded by the coding sequence ATGATTCGCTTGCGTAACCATCCTTTTCCTTTCCTCCTTTATTTAGAGTGGGCTTTGCTTTTTGTTGCTCTCTTAACTGAACTTTTACCTTCACCAAGAAGGGCTTTTCTCGAACTTTCCCCTGTCTCTATTTTGAGTATCGCTGCTTTTCTAATTCTTGGTTTGAGATTGCCGACTAAACCAGTTGCTAAAGTTTTCTATACTGCTTTGGAATTTGGCTTAATTATTATTGCGACCAGTTTAGATTATCGGAGTATCCGTCTTTTACCTTTTCTCTACTTGGTTTTAGTTATCCGTAGTAGTCTCCTTTTTCCCCTTTCCGGTCGTTTGTTAGTTGCCACAGTTGCTTTTACTTCTTTTTTCTTCCGGCTATTTTATTTGGTCAATAATGTCTTTCCTAAGCAATTTTTTTTGGTTCAGTTGTTGATTGATGGAGGTTGCCCCTTGGCCCAAGAATTGGTTGAAGAACGTTTTAATTCTTCTTTGATAAATTTAACTTTTTTATTTGCTTTAGTCTTGATTTTTGTTTTACTTCTGGTTAATGCTTTACTTAAAGAAAGGCAGAGTCAGGAAAAATTAACAGTTGCACTCGCGCAATTACGAGATTATGCTTTGCGAATTGAAGATTTAGCAACATTAGAAGAACGAAATCGCATTGCTCGCGAAATTCACGATTCTTTAGGACATTTTCTTACCGGACTAAATATTCAATTAGAAACGGCTCTTAAATTACAAAAAACTAAACCAGAACAGGCGCAGATATTTTTGCAGGAGGCAAAAAATATGGGGTCAAATGCTTTACAAGCAGTGCGCCAATCGGTTGCTACGCTTAGATCCGATCCTTGGTTGGAGTTATCTTTAGCCGACGCGATCGCGTCCCTTACCGACCACTTTACTCGGACTACAAATATTATACCTGATTGTGAAATTTTTGTCTCTCAATCTTTACCTATTGACGTAAAAACGGCTATTTATCGGATTATTCAAGAAGGATTAACAAATATTTGTAAATATGCTCAAGCAACAAGTGTAAAAATAAAATTACAAGCTACGCAATCAAGTTTATCTCTTACTCTAGAAGATAATGGTCGAGGATTTCGCCCTGAAGAAAATTTAACTGGTTTTGGACTGCAAGGAATGCGCGAACGTGCGATGGCTTTTGGTGGTAATCTATACATAGAAAGTCAACCTGGTGCTGGCTGTAAAATTACTGTTAAGATTCCCTTGACTAAAATGCCCAAATGA
- a CDS encoding response regulator yields the protein MIRILLVDDQSIIRQGLKALLELETDLEIVADAENGQQAIEQLKNLSGTNSQPNLVLMDVRMPIMDGVAATKLIKEQFPEIKVLVLTTFDDDEYVSQALQFGAVGYLLKDTPSEELAAAIRLVDKGYSQFSPGILPKIIARVSEDKNQPNPPLELAELTPREKEVLSLIATGANNKEIAQKLYISEGTVKNHVTNILSRLNLRDRTQAALFANSFLAWLEKT from the coding sequence ATGATTCGGATTTTATTGGTAGATGACCAAAGTATTATTCGCCAAGGTTTAAAAGCCTTATTAGAATTAGAAACAGACTTAGAAATTGTCGCAGATGCGGAAAACGGACAACAAGCAATTGAACAATTAAAGAACTTATCTGGAACAAATTCACAACCAAATCTAGTTCTAATGGATGTGCGAATGCCGATTATGGATGGAGTCGCGGCAACTAAGCTAATTAAAGAGCAATTTCCGGAAATAAAAGTGTTGGTTTTGACTACGTTTGATGATGACGAATATGTTTCTCAAGCTTTACAATTTGGGGCGGTAGGTTACTTGCTAAAAGATACACCTTCGGAAGAGTTAGCAGCAGCAATTCGTTTGGTAGATAAAGGTTATTCTCAATTTAGTCCGGGAATTTTACCAAAAATAATTGCCAGAGTTTCTGAAGACAAAAATCAACCAAATCCGCCCTTAGAATTGGCAGAATTAACACCTAGAGAAAAAGAAGTATTATCTTTGATTGCCACAGGTGCCAATAATAAAGAAATCGCTCAGAAATTGTATATTTCTGAAGGGACAGTGAAGAATCATGTTACTAATATTTTAAGTCGTTTAAATTTACGCGATCGCACGCAAGCTGCTTTGTTTGCTAATTCGTTTTTGGCTTGGTTAGAAAAGACTTAA
- a CDS encoding peptidylprolyl isomerase, with amino-acid sequence MSVIIIDSLDDLTVAENAANTEINLFENFDDPFTTGLVARFELYDTTLGNGGITEVLLFDQEGEGAPLSVANFREYVEDGDYVNSIIHRSVPGFIIQGGGFTVDGLEAVLNQNPNSGADAIEPIPTNPPVVNEFDSERSNLRGTIAFAKVGGNPDSATSQWFFNLANNAANLDNQNGGFTVFGQVLGDDDLETIDAIADLPIFNASGFFNQGALTDLPLDIDPNNPDVQGDNNLVRYRSITVSVVDELEFSVVSNSNPSLVTTNIVDGELVLDYQPNQNGTAEIVVRAINLLGETQEDTFTVTVDDVNNAPTFTSNATFSVAENTTTVATVTATDVDGDNLTYSLSGGDDQNLLTINPTTGNLSFVNAPDFENPADANNDNVFEVEVSVSDGTEVVTQNLNITVTDVDEQTPNNAPTFTSNATFSVAENTTTVATVTATDADGDNLTYSLSGGDDRNLFAINASTGNLSFVNAPDFENPADANNDNVFEVEVSVSDGTEVVTQDINVTVTDVNEVEPDEIDLFFGSTENDGLIPGLIAEDELVFTGEGNDSVELGTNNTNNRVYLGSGDDNGIASANGRFFGGDGADELDSSIGDGGNRLYGGEGDDEIVVGSGDRAFGGEGDDTLDASVGNGNNRLYGGVGNDTFFLGNNDNAIAGAGDDILFAQGANSIMTGGAGADQFWIASGEIPADANIISDFEVGIDLLRVNSNLINSFDELTITDSPDQTGAIIAQGDNNLAVLLGIEASAISESNFAFGDSVI; translated from the coding sequence TTGTCAGTTATAATTATCGATTCCCTAGACGACTTAACTGTAGCGGAAAACGCCGCAAATACCGAAATCAATTTGTTTGAGAATTTTGACGACCCCTTTACGACTGGGTTGGTAGCTCGTTTTGAGTTGTATGATACCACTTTGGGTAATGGTGGCATCACCGAGGTGCTATTATTCGACCAGGAAGGAGAAGGTGCACCCCTCAGCGTGGCTAATTTCCGCGAGTATGTTGAAGATGGTGATTATGTCAACTCAATTATCCATCGCTCAGTTCCTGGCTTTATTATTCAAGGTGGAGGTTTCACCGTCGATGGTTTAGAAGCAGTCTTAAACCAAAATCCCAATAGCGGTGCAGATGCTATTGAACCAATACCAACTAATCCTCCCGTTGTCAACGAATTTGACTCGGAACGCTCGAACTTGCGAGGAACGATCGCCTTTGCTAAAGTAGGAGGCAACCCTGATAGCGCTACGAGTCAATGGTTTTTTAACCTTGCCAATAACGCTGCTAACCTCGATAATCAAAATGGTGGCTTTACAGTTTTCGGTCAGGTACTTGGTGACGATGATTTAGAGACAATCGATGCTATTGCTGATTTACCTATTTTCAACGCATCAGGTTTTTTCAACCAAGGTGCTTTAACTGATTTACCCCTCGATATCGATCCTAACAATCCTGACGTTCAAGGTGATAATAATTTAGTTCGCTATCGCAGCATTACTGTCTCTGTCGTTGACGAATTGGAATTTAGCGTTGTCAGCAATTCTAATCCGAGTTTAGTCACTACAAATATTGTTGACGGTGAATTAGTTCTCGATTACCAGCCTAACCAAAATGGTACTGCGGAAATTGTCGTTAGAGCTATCAATTTGCTTGGAGAGACGCAGGAAGATACTTTTACTGTTACTGTAGATGATGTCAACAACGCACCAACTTTTACCAGTAATGCGACTTTCTCGGTAGCGGAAAATACGACGACTGTAGCGACAGTAACCGCTACTGATGTAGATGGTGATAATTTAACCTATAGTCTCAGTGGTGGCGATGACCAAAACTTGTTGACGATTAATCCCACTACTGGAAATCTGAGCTTTGTCAATGCTCCGGATTTTGAAAATCCCGCCGATGCTAACAATGATAATGTTTTCGAGGTTGAGGTTTCTGTATCGGACGGCACTGAAGTTGTTACTCAAAACCTGAATATTACTGTAACAGACGTTGACGAGCAAACTCCCAACAACGCACCAACTTTTACCAGTAATGCAACTTTCTCGGTAGCAGAAAATACGACGACTGTAGCGACAGTAACTGCTACTGATGCAGATGGGGATAATTTAACTTATAGTCTCAGTGGTGGCGATGACCGAAATTTATTTGCTATCAATGCAAGTACAGGAAATCTGAGCTTTGTAAATGCTCCGGATTTTGAAAATCCCGCCGATGCTAACAATGATAATGTTTTCGAGGTTGAGGTTTCTGTATCGGACGGCACTGAAGTTGTTACTCAAGACATCAATGTTACGGTAACAGATGTTAATGAAGTTGAACCCGATGAAATTGACTTATTCTTCGGTTCGACAGAAAATGATGGTTTAATCCCTGGTTTAATTGCGGAAGATGAGTTAGTTTTCACAGGGGAAGGGAATGACTCGGTTGAGTTGGGTACGAATAACACTAACAACCGGGTTTATTTAGGAAGCGGTGACGATAATGGTATAGCAAGTGCAAATGGTCGCTTTTTTGGTGGTGACGGTGCTGATGAACTTGACTCTAGTATAGGTGATGGTGGTAATCGCTTGTACGGAGGTGAAGGTGATGACGAAATTGTGGTTGGTAGCGGCGATCGCGCTTTTGGTGGTGAAGGTGATGATACCCTAGATGCTAGTGTCGGAAACGGTAATAATCGCCTTTATGGAGGTGTGGGAAATGATACCTTCTTCCTAGGAAATAATGATAACGCGATCGCGGGTGCGGGAGATGACATTCTTTTCGCTCAAGGTGCTAATAGTATTATGACTGGTGGTGCTGGTGCAGACCAATTTTGGATTGCGTCTGGAGAAATTCCCGCAGATGCTAATATTATTAGTGATTTTGAGGTGGGAATCGATCTTTTGCGAGTTAATTCTAATTTGATTAATTCTTTTGACGAGTTAACCATCACTGACTCTCCCGACCAAACTGGCGCTATAATTGCTCAAGGTGACAATAATTTAGCTGTTTTACTAGGTATTGAAGCCAGTGCAATTAGCGAAAGTAACTTTGCTTTTGGTGACTCAGTGATTTAA
- a CDS encoding CdiA C-terminal domain-containing protein, with protein sequence MTNIQASRYIYENAETEYQRYYFDDTTGGFILIHIEHKTTASEIFIARTFAQEGKQVKLLSENSQTKTPDAEIDGELWEFKELKNADNVRGATQQDMRKGKKQAKNIAYYINQECELIDINEGIKSAIRLDTKRLLLKVSLIFNDNLTLTLTRTEIENGASFEEF encoded by the coding sequence ATGACTAATATTCAAGCAAGTAGGTACATCTACGAAAACGCTGAAACAGAATATCAACGCTACTATTTTGATGATACTACAGGTGGTTTTATCTTAATTCACATTGAGCATAAAACCACCGCTTCAGAGATTTTTATCGCCCGAACCTTTGCTCAAGAAGGAAAACAGGTTAAACTATTAAGTGAGAATTCTCAAACCAAAACTCCTGATGCTGAAATAGACGGGGAATTGTGGGAATTTAAAGAACTAAAAAATGCTGACAATGTTCGAGGTGCAACTCAACAGGATATGCGCAAGGGTAAGAAGCAAGCTAAAAATATCGCTTATTATATAAATCAAGAATGTGAACTCATTGACATTAACGAAGGTATCAAAAGTGCTATTCGTTTAGATACTAAACGGTTATTACTTAAAGTAAGTTTGATTTTTAATGATAATTTAACTCTAACTTTAACGAGGACAGAAATAGAAAATGGAGCGAGTTTTGAAGAATTTTGA
- a CDS encoding (Fe-S)-binding protein, with product MQTSANTFNNATEANTFDYQNRLEKEQNSGFDPQNPPKQELIDTCVHCGFCLATCPSYRVIGKEMDSPRGRIYLMDAINNKEASLDETTIQHFDSCLGCLACVSTCPSGVQYGKLIEATRPQIERNYPRNWWDKIVRSVIFNLFPYPNRLRPLLILLWVYQFFGFQKLVRATKLLPQISPRLAAMESILPKITLTSFRDKFPDIIPNQGKKRYRVGVILGCVQRLFFSPVNEATVRVLTANGCEVVIPKSQGCCAALPAHQGQELQAKTLAKKMIDSFAETEVDAIIINAAGCGHTLKEYGHILQDDPEYKAKAEAFASKVKDAQEFLAEVGLTAELSPLTEGELTMVYQDACHLLHGQKISLQPRQLLREIPGVKLREPIDAALCCGSAGVYNMLQPEVADELGQQKVENLLNTGAKLIASANPGCSLQIVKHLNLQGKKMQLKHPMELLDYSIRGIKI from the coding sequence ATGCAAACATCAGCCAACACTTTTAACAACGCGACCGAAGCAAATACTTTTGATTATCAAAACCGCTTAGAAAAAGAGCAAAATAGTGGTTTTGACCCGCAAAATCCTCCCAAACAAGAATTAATTGACACCTGCGTTCACTGCGGTTTTTGCCTTGCCACTTGTCCGAGTTATCGAGTCATTGGCAAAGAAATGGACTCACCCAGAGGACGCATTTACCTCATGGACGCTATTAATAATAAAGAAGCGTCTCTCGACGAAACTACAATACAACATTTCGACTCATGTTTAGGTTGTCTTGCTTGCGTTTCCACTTGTCCTTCCGGAGTACAATATGGCAAATTAATTGAAGCAACTCGCCCCCAAATTGAACGTAACTACCCGCGTAATTGGTGGGATAAAATAGTCAGAAGCGTCATCTTTAATCTTTTCCCTTATCCCAACCGTTTGCGCCCCTTATTAATTCTCCTTTGGGTTTATCAATTTTTCGGCTTCCAAAAACTCGTTCGTGCCACCAAATTACTCCCCCAAATCTCGCCTCGTTTAGCAGCAATGGAGTCAATTTTACCCAAAATCACCCTTACTTCTTTCCGCGATAAATTTCCCGATATCATTCCCAATCAAGGAAAAAAACGCTATCGAGTCGGAGTAATTTTAGGTTGCGTGCAAAGATTATTTTTCTCCCCAGTTAACGAAGCCACAGTCAGAGTTTTAACCGCCAACGGTTGTGAAGTTGTTATTCCTAAAAGTCAAGGTTGTTGCGCCGCTTTACCCGCCCATCAAGGACAAGAATTACAAGCAAAAACTTTAGCTAAAAAAATGATTGATAGCTTCGCAGAAACTGAAGTTGATGCAATTATTATTAACGCTGCTGGCTGCGGTCATACTTTAAAAGAATACGGTCATATTTTGCAAGATGACCCTGAATATAAAGCCAAAGCTGAAGCATTTGCTAGCAAAGTTAAAGATGCACAAGAATTTCTCGCTGAAGTCGGTTTAACCGCCGAACTTTCACCTTTAACTGAAGGTGAATTAACAATGGTTTATCAAGACGCTTGTCATTTGTTACACGGACAAAAAATTAGCTTACAACCCCGCCAATTATTGCGCGAAATTCCCGGTGTAAAATTACGCGAACCTATTGATGCAGCCTTATGTTGTGGTAGCGCTGGGGTGTACAATATGTTGCAACCAGAAGTAGCTGATGAATTAGGACAACAAAAGGTAGAAAATCTCTTGAATACTGGGGCTAAATTGATTGCTTCAGCTAATCCTGGTTGTTCTTTACAAATTGTCAAACATTTGAATTTACAAGGGAAAAAGATGCAGTTAAAGCATCCAATGGAGTTATTGGATTATTCAATTCGGGGAATTAAAATTTAA